TCGTCGTGACGGCTGGCGGTTACGGAATGTGATTATTTCGATTGTGCTCAGTAAGTCTTTTAACCAGGGATAACAAAGGCACCACCCATGCTCAGTCGCCGTAATCTCCTCAAAGCTGCCGGAGTCTGCCTGCCGCTGCCGTGGCTCGAATCGTTCGCCGCCGAAAAGGCGGCCAATGCGCCACCCGGTCGCGCCGTGTTTTTCATGGTACCCAGCGGCGTGAATATGTGGCGCTGGCATCCGAAAGACTTCGGTCGCGATTACACGCTGAGCAGCACGCTGGACGCGCTCGGACCGTTTCGCGATGAACTGACGATCTTCTCCGGCCTGGAGCACGCCAAGGGCGCCGGCGGCGGGCACTACGAAGTCGGCGTCTGGCTGACCGGCAACGAGAAGTACAAGAGCAAAGATGGCCCGGTCGAACCGAACACGATTTCCATCGACCAACACGTCGCTCGCGCCATTGGCGGGCGGGCGCGAATTCAAAGCCTCGTGCTGAGTGCTCCCGGCGGCACGGTAACTACGTCGTTCGATGCGAAGGGAGCCCCCGTCAGCGCCGAGAATAACCTGCGGCGATTGTTTGGAGAATTGTTTGGTTCCCCCGATGTTCTCGCGCGGCTCGAACGCCGGTCGAGCGTCCTCGATCTCGTCGGCCAGCAGGCGAAGGGGCTCGCGAAGCAGCTCGGCAAGAACGATCGCGAGCGGTTCGACGACTACCTGCAAAGCGTCCGCGACGTCGAGAGCCGGCTGCAGGCCGACCGCGGCTACTTTGCGTCGCGTCCGCTGCCGATCTCCGAGAGCGAATTGAAACTCGACGTCGATCCGCAAATGCAACGGCAGGATTATTTCGA
Above is a window of Anatilimnocola aggregata DNA encoding:
- a CDS encoding DUF1552 domain-containing protein; protein product: MLSRRNLLKAAGVCLPLPWLESFAAEKAANAPPGRAVFFMVPSGVNMWRWHPKDFGRDYTLSSTLDALGPFRDELTIFSGLEHAKGAGGGHYEVGVWLTGNEKYKSKDGPVEPNTISIDQHVARAIGGRARIQSLVLSAPGGTVTTSFDAKGAPVSAENNLRRLFGELFGSPDVLARLERRSSVLDLVGQQAKGLAKQLGKNDRERFDDYLQSVRDVESRLQADRGYFASRPLPISESELKLDVDPQMQRQDYFDSMLSLVALALQSDQSRIVSLLACGSGHEFFGKWPEFGNDLHHRASHATNFDTEEQKPKDYSFLESVDKWFIARLARFLQRLSETKEGDSTLLANTMVLYGGGMSWTHNPSNLPMLLAGGSHLGIKHGSHLRFNPHKDATGKTDKSIKPAETTVCDVLRTMSERLGVSAEGFGDSRRVVSELLLG